Below is a genomic region from Kribbella qitaiheensis.
CGAGCGACGGAGGACGGACCGCTGGAGCCGGTCGACCATCACAGTGGCGACATCCTGTCGGTGCCTGCGTCGCCGTACGTCGACACCACCTGCACACCCGGTACGCCGTACCGGTACGCCGTGGCGAGCGTGCCGGAGGTGACCGCGGCGGGGCGGGCAAGTGAGGTCGTCGGCGCGGTGCCGTTGGTTGCGGACGGCACCGATCCGGTCGTCGCGGTGATGGTGGATGCCGTTGCTGAAGGCAATGAGCTGCCACGGCCTTGGGCTCCGATGATCGGCAGTGAGCGACTCAGTCAGCTGCTCTGCAAGGACCTCACCGGCGGCCGTGAGATCGGCGCCGAACTCGAGCAGGCGCTGCGCCGGACGCACGACGAGATCGGCGTCCGGACCGTCCGGGCGCACGCGATCTTCCACGACGACACCGGGGTCTACACCGAGGTCGACGGCGAGCCCGTCCACGACTTCACGGTGGTGGACGCCATCTACGACAAGCTGCTGGAGATCGGGCTGCGGCCGGTGGTCGAGCTCGGCTTCATGCCGCGCGACCTGGCTTCAGATCCGTCCAGGACAGTCTTCGAGTACGGCGCGATCATCTCGCCGCCGAAGTCCTACCAGCGATGGGGCGACCTGGTCCAGGCGTTGGTCCAGCACCTGGTCGACCGGTACGGCCTGGACGAGGTACTGGGCTGGGACTTCGAGGTCTGGAACGAGGCCAACCTTTCGGTCTTCTGGTCCGGCACGAAGGCCGAGTGGATGGGCCTGTACGACGTGACGGCGGCCGCGGTGAAGTCGGTGGATCCGCGGCTGGCCGTTGGTGGCCCCTCGTCGGCAGCAGCGGGCTGGGTCGACGACCTGCTCGCGCATGCGGCGTCGACCAACTCACCGGTCGACTTCGTCTCGACCCATCTCTATGGCAGCCCGCCGCTCGACGTACGGGCGTCGCTGGAACGGCACGGGTTCGGCGACGCACGGATCCTGTGGACCGAGTGGGGCGTCACGCCGCGGCACTTCAACCCGATCAACGACTCGGTCTTCTCCGGAGTCTTCGTACTGCGCGGGATGCGGTCAGCGGCGGGTCGCGTCGACGCGCTGTCCTACTGGGTCGCCTCAGACCACTTCGAGGAGCTCGGTCGCCCACCACGCCTTCTGCACGGCGGCTTCGGCCTACAGACGGTCGGCGGACTGGCCAAGCCCCGGTACCACGCGCTGTCGCTGCTGAGCCGCCTCGGCCCCGTCGAACTGCCAGTGACCCTCACCGGCGACGGCGGAGGCAGCCTGGTCGAGGCCTGGGCGTCCCGCGACCGCGACCGCATCGCAGTACTGATCTGGAACCTCACCCTCGACCAGACCAAGGCCGACGGCTCCTACGACCTCACCAGGTCGGTCAAGGTGTCGCTGCCCGGTGTAGACCCGAGCTGGCAGGCCACCGCCACTTACCTGGCCATTGGGGTTGGAGACCTGGCGACAGCGGCAGGGCAACTCGGAGTCGGTGACTGGCCGACCGACGACCAGTGGCGCGAGCTGGCCGAGCGGAGCAAGCTCGTCAGCGAGCCGCTGACCTGGAGCGGCTCGACCTTCGACCTGACCCTGCCGATGCCGTCGGCCGTCTTGCTGGAGCTTCAGCCGGCCCGGGGTTGAGCGCGTCCTGGATCCATCGCTCGACGCCGGCGATGTGGACCGTCGCCCAGGATCTGGCCACCTCCGGCTGCTGTTCCGCGATCGCGTCCAGGATCGCGCGATGCTCGGCGACCGTGCGCGCGACCGCGTCGGACTGGGTCATGCCGCGCCAGATCCGGGCCCGGTAGGTCTGCTGGCGAAGGCTGTCGATGATGGAGGCAAGCGCCCGGTTGCCGCTGCCGACCGCGATCAGGCGATGGAACTCCACGTCATTGGTGAGCAGGTCCTCCACGGACGGCTCCGGTCCGAGTTCGTCCAGCAGCGCCCGTAGTACGGCGACGTCGGCGGCGGTCATCAGGACCGCTGCCCGGGCCGCGGCGGCCGGCTCCAGGATCCGGCGGACCTCGAAGAACTCCAGCACCGACGCGTCCTGGTGCAGGTCCAGGACGAAGCCCATCGTTTCCAGCAGCAGAGACGGGTCAAGGCTCGTCACGTAGGTGCCGTCGCCCTGGCGGACGTCGAGGACCCGGATCAGCGCGAGCGCCTTGACCGCTTCGCGCAGCGAGCTGCGGGACAACCCCAGGCGGGCCGCCAGGTCAGGCTCGCGCGGCAGCCGGTCGCCGGGGCGCAGCTCACCGGCGACGATCATCTCCTTGATCCGGCCGATCGCTTCGTCCGTGACCCGCATGGGCTTCGCCTCCTGAAGGCATACATCGGATGTCTATCTTGGCCAATATAGGACGTGAGAGCGTATAACGCGGGTTCGAAGTCTTGACCATCGCCCACAAAACCCCTAAAGATCGGATGACTACATAGTCTGTCATGGAGGTCCGGATGAACCGAACACAGGCAGGGCGGCGGCTGGTGGCCGTCGCCGCGGCACTCGCACTGGGAGTCCTCACCGCTTGCGGGGGTGGTGGCAACTCAGGCGGCGGGTCGGGATCGGCGGACAAGGCCGACCTGGTCTGGCAGTTCTGGGTCGGCGGCACCGAGGACCAGGCTGCCTGGCAGAAGGTCGGTGACCAGGCCAAAGCCGACCACGCCGGGATCACCGTCAAGCTCCAGGGCACCGACTGGAACAGCTACTGGTCGAAGATCGGCACCCTGCTGGCCAGCGGGAAGGCGCCCTGCATCATCGGCATGCAGAGTCTGCGGACCGCGTCGTACGCGAGTGCGATGCTCCCCCTCGACGACCTGATCACGAAGTACGGCCTGAAGACCGAGGACTTCGACAAGCCGATCATGGACGGCCTGAAGGTGAACGGGAAGCAGATCGCCATTCCGTACGACTCCGGCCCGATGGTGATCTTCTACAACCGCGACCTGTTCACCCAGGCGGGGGTGCCCGAGCCGAAGCCGGGCTGGACGATGGACGAGTTCAAGGCGGCTGCCAAGAAACTCACCACCGGCGGCCGGACCGGTCTCGTGACCACACCCGGCGACCTGAGCGTGGCGTCCTGGGTGCGGACCCTGACCGGAGCCGAACCGCTTGCCGACGGCAAGCTCGCCTTCACCGACCCGAAGTTCCAGCAGGGTTTCGCCGGCTACTCCGACTTCGTGCACACCGACAAGATCGCTCCGGCGGTGCCGTCCGGCAACGCCGACTTCGAGACGACGCAGTTCACCGCCGGCAAGGCGGCGATGCAGCTGAACGGGCCCTGGTCGCTGATCGACACCAAGGGCAAGGTCAAGTTCAAGCTCGGCATCGCGCCGATCCCGGCCGGTCCGGACGGCTCCAAGACGTACACCGCCGGGTCGGGCTTCGGGATCTCCCGATCCTGCAAGACCCCGGACGCCGCCTTCCAGGCGATCATGTCGATGACCAGCGAGAAGCCACTCACCACGCTGGCCGCGGCCGGCCGGGCCTACCCGGCCCGCACCGCCGCGCACCCGGCCTGGTTCACCGCCGCCGGGATCGACGGCGCGAAGGAGACGCTGGACTACGCCTCCGAGCACTCGGTCCCGCTCGTCACCTCGAAGAACTGGGTCCAGGTGTCCGACCTGCTCACCCGGTTCGGCACCCAGGCGCTGAACGGCGAGGTCCCGCCCGACCAAGCGCTGAAGACCATCCAGGACCAGGCGGGCGCTGGGTCCTGATGGCCACGGACACCACGACCGTCACCTCGCCGAGGGACGTCCCGCCGGGCAAGGCCCCGGCGGGACGGCGGCCCGCGCTGCGCCGGGACGGCCGGAGCGCCGGCGTCTTCCTGGCCCCGGGCCTGGCCGGCCTGGCCCTGTTCACGCTGTTCCCGACCGCGATGGCGTTGGGGATCAGCCTGTTCGACTGGCCGGTGTTCGGCGAGCGCTCGTTCCTCGGCCTCGACAACTACTCTCACCTGCTGCACGACCCGGTCTTCCGCCGGGTGGTGCTGAACACCGCGCTGTTCGTGGTGCTCTACGTGCCGCTCAACGTGGTGGTGTCGCTCGGGCTCGCGGTCTGGCTCGGGCCGAAGATCAAAGGCCGGCAGGCGTTCCGGGTGTTGTTCTTCATCCCGGTGATGACGCCGATGGTGGCCAACGTGATGGTCTGGCGGTTGCTGTTCCAGCCGGACGGACTGATCGACAGCGGCCTGCAGACCTGGTTCGGGGTGCACGCGCCGAACTTCCTCGGCTCGTCCAGCTGGGCGATGCCGGCGATCGTGGCGATGTCGATCTGGCAGGGCTTCGGCTACAACTTCCTGGTCTTCTCGGCCGCGCTCGACCAGGTGCCGCAGTCGCAACTGGAGTCGGCGCAGATCGACGGCGCCGGCGCACTGCACCGGTTCCGGTACGTCGTCTGGCCGATGATCACCCCGTCGATCTTCTTCGCCACCACGATGACGCTGATCACCTCGTTCCAGGTGTTCGCGCAACCGTTCATCCTCACCCAGGGCGGTCCGGGCGTCTCCACCCAGACCATCGTCATGTACGTCTACAACCAGGGCTGGCAGTTCCTCAACATGGGACTCGCGGCGGCCGCGGGCTGGGTGCTGTTCGTGATCATCATGGGCCTCAGCGCGATCCAGTTCATCGGCCAGAAGCGGTGGGTGCACCATGACGTCTAAAGAGGCATCCGACACCAACAGCTTTGCCCGCAAAGCGCGCAGCGGGATCTCCCACACCCTGCTGATCATCGTCGCGATCGTCTTCCTCGGACCGTTGCTGTACGCCGTATCGACGTCGCTGAAGCCCGCCGACGAGGTGTTCACCCCGGCGCCGCATCTGTTCGGCTCCGAGATCCGCTGGCAGAACTACGCCGACGCCTTCAAGTTCGCGCCGTTCGGCCGGTACTTCCTGAACAGCCTGTTCGTCGCGGTGGTCGGCACGCTGGTGGTGCTGGCCGCCTCGAGCCTGTCGGCGTACGCGTTCGCGCGGCTGCGGTTCTGGGGCCGCGACCAGCTGTTCGTGGTCTTCCTCGGCACGCTGATGGTGCCGCAGGAAGTGCTGATCGTGCCGATGTACTGGCTGATGCAGTCGCTCGGTTGGGTGGACAGCTACTGGGCGCTGATCTTCCCGTGGGCCTTCACCGCGTTCGGCACGTTCCTGCTCCGGCAGTTCTTCCTCACCGTCCCGGCCGAACTGGAGGAGGCCGCCCGGGTGGACGGCTGCGGCCCGTTCGGATCCTTCTTCCGGATCATGCTGCCGCTGGCGCGGCCTGCGCTCGCAGTACTGACCGTCTTCACCTTCATCTCCTTCTGGGGCAGCTTCCTGTGGCCGCTGGTCATCATCAACAGCGTCGAGGACAAGGGCACGGTGCCACTCGGGCTGGCCCAGTTCATCGGCCAGCAGGGCACCCAGTGGAACCTGATGATGGCGGCCTCGATCCTCGCCATGCTGCCCACCGTGCTGCTGGTGATCCTGCTGCAGAAGCACCTCGTCCGCGGTCTGCTCGTCACCGGCCTCGGCGGCCGGTAAGCCTCTACACCGAATGGATTCGTTGCGATGACCGATCTGACCTCCTCCGTCACCAAGTTCAAGGACTGGCGCTTCGGCCTCTTCGTCCACTGGGGGCTGTACTCCCTGCCCGCCCGGCACGAATGGGTGAAGAACCGCGAGCGGCTCACCGACGAGGACTACCAGCCGTACTTCGACCACTTCGAGCCCGACCTGTACGACCCGCGCGCCTGGGCCCGGGCCGCTCGCGAGGCGGGAATGCGGTACGCCGTACTGACGACCAAGCACCACGAAGGCTTCTGCCTGTGGGACTCAGCGGTGTCGGACTACACCGTCGCCGGCACGCCGTGGGGCAAGGACCTGGTCGGCCCGTTCGTCGAGGCGTGCCGGGCGGAGGGACTCGGGATCGGCTTCTACCATTCGCTGATCGACTGGCATCATCCCGAATTCCCGGTCGACGGCGTTCATCCGCAGCGAGACGATCTGGAGGCCCGAGCCAAGTCGGCCGGTCGGGACATCCAGGTGTACGCCGACTACCTGCACGCGCAGGTCCGCGAACTGCTGACCAACTACGGGCCGATC
It encodes:
- a CDS encoding carbohydrate ABC transporter permease, which produces MTSKEASDTNSFARKARSGISHTLLIIVAIVFLGPLLYAVSTSLKPADEVFTPAPHLFGSEIRWQNYADAFKFAPFGRYFLNSLFVAVVGTLVVLAASSLSAYAFARLRFWGRDQLFVVFLGTLMVPQEVLIVPMYWLMQSLGWVDSYWALIFPWAFTAFGTFLLRQFFLTVPAELEEAARVDGCGPFGSFFRIMLPLARPALAVLTVFTFISFWGSFLWPLVIINSVEDKGTVPLGLAQFIGQQGTQWNLMMAASILAMLPTVLLVILLQKHLVRGLLVTGLGGR
- a CDS encoding carbohydrate ABC transporter permease; the encoded protein is MATDTTTVTSPRDVPPGKAPAGRRPALRRDGRSAGVFLAPGLAGLALFTLFPTAMALGISLFDWPVFGERSFLGLDNYSHLLHDPVFRRVVLNTALFVVLYVPLNVVVSLGLAVWLGPKIKGRQAFRVLFFIPVMTPMVANVMVWRLLFQPDGLIDSGLQTWFGVHAPNFLGSSSWAMPAIVAMSIWQGFGYNFLVFSAALDQVPQSQLESAQIDGAGALHRFRYVVWPMITPSIFFATTMTLITSFQVFAQPFILTQGGPGVSTQTIVMYVYNQGWQFLNMGLAAAAGWVLFVIIMGLSAIQFIGQKRWVHHDV
- a CDS encoding FadR/GntR family transcriptional regulator → MRVTDEAIGRIKEMIVAGELRPGDRLPREPDLAARLGLSRSSLREAVKALALIRVLDVRQGDGTYVTSLDPSLLLETMGFVLDLHQDASVLEFFEVRRILEPAAAARAAVLMTAADVAVLRALLDELGPEPSVEDLLTNDVEFHRLIAVGSGNRALASIIDSLRQQTYRARIWRGMTQSDAVARTVAEHRAILDAIAEQQPEVARSWATVHIAGVERWIQDALNPGPAEAPARRPTASAGSGRRSSRSRSAAR
- a CDS encoding ABC transporter substrate-binding protein; this translates as MNRTQAGRRLVAVAAALALGVLTACGGGGNSGGGSGSADKADLVWQFWVGGTEDQAAWQKVGDQAKADHAGITVKLQGTDWNSYWSKIGTLLASGKAPCIIGMQSLRTASYASAMLPLDDLITKYGLKTEDFDKPIMDGLKVNGKQIAIPYDSGPMVIFYNRDLFTQAGVPEPKPGWTMDEFKAAAKKLTTGGRTGLVTTPGDLSVASWVRTLTGAEPLADGKLAFTDPKFQQGFAGYSDFVHTDKIAPAVPSGNADFETTQFTAGKAAMQLNGPWSLIDTKGKVKFKLGIAPIPAGPDGSKTYTAGSGFGISRSCKTPDAAFQAIMSMTSEKPLTTLAAAGRAYPARTAAHPAWFTAAGIDGAKETLDYASEHSVPLVTSKNWVQVSDLLTRFGTQALNGEVPPDQALKTIQDQAGAGS
- a CDS encoding GH39 family glycosyl hydrolase; translation: MQRDAKADWDARISVRSDEHREFGFPDLDPPKEVRAVGGVGQVTIEWSPVDGAVGYLILRATEDGPLEPVDHHSGDILSVPASPYVDTTCTPGTPYRYAVASVPEVTAAGRASEVVGAVPLVADGTDPVVAVMVDAVAEGNELPRPWAPMIGSERLSQLLCKDLTGGREIGAELEQALRRTHDEIGVRTVRAHAIFHDDTGVYTEVDGEPVHDFTVVDAIYDKLLEIGLRPVVELGFMPRDLASDPSRTVFEYGAIISPPKSYQRWGDLVQALVQHLVDRYGLDEVLGWDFEVWNEANLSVFWSGTKAEWMGLYDVTAAAVKSVDPRLAVGGPSSAAAGWVDDLLAHAASTNSPVDFVSTHLYGSPPLDVRASLERHGFGDARILWTEWGVTPRHFNPINDSVFSGVFVLRGMRSAAGRVDALSYWVASDHFEELGRPPRLLHGGFGLQTVGGLAKPRYHALSLLSRLGPVELPVTLTGDGGGSLVEAWASRDRDRIAVLIWNLTLDQTKADGSYDLTRSVKVSLPGVDPSWQATATYLAIGVGDLATAAGQLGVGDWPTDDQWRELAERSKLVSEPLTWSGSTFDLTLPMPSAVLLELQPARG